The following coding sequences are from one Salinicoccus sp. Bachu38 window:
- a CDS encoding peptidylprolyl isomerase, which produces MTYPQLTKEVGSNEVQAVIHTNHGDVKVKLLKDIAPKTVENFTTHAKNGYYDGQIFHRIIKDFMVQGGDPTGTGMGGESIYGGSFEDEFSTEAFNLYGALSMANAGPGTNGSQFFIVQAKEVPSQMLSQLEGAGYPAEIIEAYEKQGGTPWLDQRHTVFGHVIDGMDVVEKIADVKTGAQDRPVEDVKIETIEVVE; this is translated from the coding sequence ACGAAGTACAGGCCGTAATCCATACGAACCATGGAGATGTGAAGGTGAAACTGTTGAAGGACATCGCACCAAAGACGGTCGAGAACTTCACGACACATGCAAAGAACGGCTACTATGATGGTCAGATCTTCCACCGCATCATCAAGGATTTCATGGTCCAGGGAGGCGATCCGACCGGTACAGGCATGGGCGGCGAAAGCATCTATGGCGGAAGCTTCGAGGATGAGTTCTCCACGGAGGCATTCAATCTGTATGGTGCCCTGTCCATGGCGAATGCAGGGCCCGGCACAAATGGCAGCCAGTTCTTCATCGTCCAGGCCAAAGAAGTCCCTTCCCAGATGCTCAGCCAGCTGGAAGGCGCAGGTTATCCTGCTGAAATCATAGAGGCGTACGAAAAGCAGGGCGGCACACCTTGGCTCGACCAGCGCCACACCGTATTCGGCCATGTCATCGATGGTATGGATGTCGTCGAGAAGATTGCCGACGTCAAAACCGGTGCACAGGACCGTCCGGTTGAGGATGTCAAGATCGAGACGATCGAAGTCGTGGAATAG